Genomic DNA from Paenibacillus sp. KS-LC4:
AGGGAAATAAGTCGTTTGCAGCCACAGCGGTCCGCCATTTTCCGTCATAATCGGAGCGATAACGTTTATAAGCTGAGCCAGGCAAGCGATTTTCACCCGATCCGCGTGCTTAAGCAGTGTAATGACGAAGCAGCCGACAGCAAGCGCATCCTCAAGCGTATAGACATCCTCAAATTCTGGCGGCGCAATATGCCAGCGTTCCTCGGCCCGGCTTGTGCCAATGGAATTCCATACATTCCACTCATCGAGCGACAGCATGAGCTTCTTCTTGCTGCGCTTCTTCGCCTTCATGTAATCCGCAATCGCCGTTACGCTGTAGATGAATTGATCCATATCGAGCGATTTTGCAAGGAAATTTTCCGAGTTGTTCTCATTATTGTTGTAATACGTATGCAGCGACAGGTAGTCAACCTGATCATACGTCAAATCCAGAACGGTCGCTTCCCAATCGGCAAAGGTGCTCATGCCGCTCGATGAGCTGCCGCAAGCAACAAGCTCGATGGATGGATCAACCCAGCGCATCACTTTAGCCGTTTCATTTGCAAGCCTGCCGTATTCAACGGCTGTTTTGGCACCGATTTGCCAAGGACCGTCCATTTCATTGCCCAAACACCACGTTTTGAACTTATGAGGTTCTTTATAGCCGTGTGAAATGCGCAGATCGCTATAATAGGAGCCGGATGGATGATTGCAATATTCAACGAGATTGCGTGCCGCATCGACGCCGCGCGTGCCAAGATTGACCGCCATCATGACTTCGGAGCCTACGAGCTTAGCCCAATCGGCAAATTCGTTTGTGCCCACCTCATTCGTTTCGGTTGTCCACCAAGCCAGCTCAAGCAGACGCTTGCGTTCTTCCTTCGGGCCAACGCCATCCTCCCAATTGTAGCCAGAGACGAAATTTCCGCCTGGATAGCGTATAATAGGAACGTTGAGTGCTTTAATCGCTTCGAGCGCATCGCGGCGGAAGCCGTTCTCATCAGCCGTCGGATGGCCCGGCTCATAAATGCCTCCGTATACAGCGCGTCCCAGATGCTCAATGAATGATCCATATAGACGCGGGTCAACCTCGGCAATTTTAAAATGTTTATCAATGAGCATCGTTGATTTCAATGACATAATGGTAAACCTCCTATTGATTGAATTAGCCAAAAACTGAATTCATGTACTTGCTAACTACTTATATTTTTAACATAATGAATAAATACAAGCAATGATTAAGCGCTGTAATGAAGAAGGATAAGCTAAATTGCTAATCCTATAATTAGGATGTGACAGAATGTACTTAACGACGAATGCGGAGTCGCTTCGAGTTTACGAAGCGCTGGCAAGCGAGGTTCGCCTGCAAATTATTGATTTGCTGGATGAGCGTGAACGTCATATTAAAGAGCTGGCAGCGGAGCTTTATTTGAGCAGCGCGATTGTCAGCACCCATGTGAGCAAGCTTCAGCAGGCGGGTATTGTGACGAGCAAAATGAAGCGCGTAGGTGGCGGGACGTATAAATATTGCTCACTTTCGGCCGAATATTTGCAAATCAGGCTGTCAAAGCCTAATGACCAGAAGCGAAAAAATATGGAAACGATGCTGCCAGTCGGCCATTATACCGATGTAGCGGCCTTCCCAACCTGCGGCATTGCAACCGTGGAGAAGCTGATTGGCCAATATGATAATCCTAAATATTTTTTGGACCCGGAGCGGATGAATGCCGGCATTTTATGGTTTGCCAGAGGCTATGTCGAATATAAGGTGCCCAATCATCTATTTGTTGATCAGCGGGTGCAGGAATTGGAAATTTCACTGGAGATAGGATCTGAAGCGCCGCAAATTAATGAAAATTGGCCCTCGGATATTCGCTTTTTTATTAATGGCTTGTATTTGGGCGAATGGACGAGTCCGGGCGACTTTGGACGTGTGCGTGGACGGCTGTCACCGGATTGGTGGCAGGGCGATGTGAATCAGTATGGCTTGCTTAAGGTGCTGCGTCTCAATGCGAATGGAACCTTCATTGATGGCTTGCAAATATCCGAGCTGACGATTCATGATTTGGATTGGGAAACCCCGTTTCTGACGCTTCGCATCAGCGCCGAGGAAAGCGTTCCGGGCAGGGGAGGATTAACCTTGTACGGCAAAGGGTTTGGCAATTACAATCAAGATATAAGAATTCGTACCTATTATGATTAAACCCCAAACACTTCAATGGAAATAGCTGGATGAAAATGGAGGGATCGTAGTGGCGCCTTATTGTCGTGTGCTCATTGTAGATGATGAAATATTAGTCAGACAAGGCATTAAGCACTTATTGAATTGGGAAAAGGAAGGCTTTCAAATCGTCGGCGAAGCGGCGAGTGGAACGGAGGCGCTGGAGAAAATTCAGCAGCTGGAGCCGCATATCGTCATAACGGATATTGTAATGCCTGTCATGGATGGTGCCGAGCTGACCCGAATGGTCAAAGCGAGATACCCGGAAATTGAAGTGATTGTGCTTAGCAGCTTTGGGGAATTTGATTATGTAAGATCGACCTTTCAAAGCGGCGTTGCCGATTATATATTGAAGCCTAAGCTAGAGGCGACGCATCTGCTTGAGGTTTTAAAGCGTACTGCTCAGCGAATTCCTTCCTTGAAGCTGGAGCATGCACCAGCCGATAGAGACACAACGGTGCAGCTATTGCTGGATATGCTGATGGATGGCTTTGGCGTAGAGCTTGACGAGGAAGTGGGGGCGGAAGCATTTCCTTACAGCAGCTTTCGAATGCTTGGTGCAGAATACAAGTCGGCAGGAGACATAAAGGCTGTGGAAGCGGTGGCGGAGCTGCTGAAAAAAAGGATGGAGGCAGAGCTTGTCGTTTCCCTGGAGGAGTCGGTTTATTTTCCGCTAAGGGTGGAAAAGGGACGTGTCGTGCTGCTTATTAATTTGAATGAGCGGGAAAGCCAGCAGCTTGCTGCCGCCGCGCGCAGATTGGATGAGTGGACGGGCGAGCAGCAGCTTGAGGCAAGATGGACGCTGGGAGAGCCGTTTAGCGATTACACCGAGGTAGGCGATCATTTTAAGCTCAGCTTTCTGAAAATGAGTGAATACCGCTTTTTTCTGACGGAGCCGAACCGTCTGCTTGTTGCAGGGGAGCTGCCCTATATGCCGCCTGATGAAGAGAAATTTGATTTGCCAAGGTTTTCAGAGCAGCTGAGCAAGCAGCAGTTTGAGAGCGCTTTTAGCGATCTGCTCGCTCATGTGCAGGGCGCTCCGCATTTTTATAAGAAGGACGTATTCGAGTTTAAGTCCTTCCTTAGCAATATTATTTTTAATATAACGATTGTAGTGGGCCGTCTGGAGGTGGATGCCAAGCATTTGGAAGAGGCGAAATACCGCTATTTTAAGGACATAGGCGATGCCTTGCATATAAGTGAAGCGATTCAATTAATGGAGTCTTTCGTGAGCGAGGCGGAGACTGTACTGGCAACCCGCAAGCAGGCAGCAGGCAATCCGAATATGGCCATGCTGCTTGCCTATATAGGCGAGCATTTTGCGGAGCCTCTAAGCCTGACGGAGCTGGCGAAGCATTTTCATTTTAACCCGTCGTATTTGTCTACGTATTTCAGCTCGCATAATAATGAAGGCTTTAGTGAATATTTGAACAAAATTCGAGTGGAAAAGGCGGCAGAACTGCTGTTGGCGGATACGGCATCCATTTCGGAAATAAGCGGCATGGTGGGGTACTCGGATCATAGTTATTTTACAAAGGTGTTCAAAAAAATAACGGGTCTGTCGCCAAGTCATTATCGGAAACAATATGTCAACCAGAAAAGGGACTAGTGCATGAAGGCATTTTTGGCAAAATTTAAATACCACGGCTTGTTTATTAAAATGTTTACCGTCACCTTAGTCAGCATCATTTCGGTTTCGCTGCTTACTACGCTTGTAATGCTGCAAATGTCGCAGCGATTATTTATGGATACCTTCAGCATTACGAATGGAAAAATCATGAACCAGGTGCAGACGAATTTTGAATCGTTCAGCTATTCCATCGTGACGGCTACCAATACCGTTCAGCAGAGCGGAACGCTCAAATCGTTTCTGACTGATCCGGATGAGCGAACCATTCCGACGTTGCGAAGATATTATGAAGCAAACACACAAGTAAAACGGATTCAATCAGGAGTCGCTGCATATCCAGTGACAATTACGATTACAGGCATAAATGGTCGAAGTCATTCGACGGATGGCGCCTATTGGCCACGCTCTGCGGCGAAGCTTCGCAGCAGCGAGCTGACGGAGAATGCGCTGAAGGAGCCTCGCCGAATTTTATATGAGCTCGATCGAGACAGTCTGACAGACAAGGGTGCCCCAGATCCGGTTATTGTAGCTACCAAAGCGCTGCTGGAGCGGACAAGCGGCCAACTGTACGGCCAGCTTTATTTTGCAATTAGGGAGAAGGAGTTTCAAAAGTTTTACACAAGCTTCACCAGCAGTGGGAATAACGTAGTCATATTAAATCGAGCAGGCATGATCGTTTCAAGCAACAGCGAGCAGTTAATCGGCACAACAGCACCAGAGCTGCTCGCTGTTGCCAAGCAAATTGAGGAGCAGCAGCTAGATGTAATGGATACAAAGGCTATGGGAAAAAGCAGCCTTGTATTGTCCAAATATTTGCCGACCTATGATTTTTATTTGGTGAATTTAATTGATAAGCAGCAGGTTATGAGTCAAATGGTTGATTTCAAGAGGGTTGCCCTCATCTCCCTTGCCATCGTACTGCTGGCTCTCATTATCGTCTTTGTCATTTCAAGGCGCCTGACGAAATCGCTGACGCTGCTGGCGCGGCAAATTTCACGCGTGACGAAAAATGATTTCAATAATTACACTTCGGTAACGGGAAGCTACGAGATCAAGCAGCTCGGCAATGCCTACAACTATATGCTGGATGAGCTGAACGATTATGTTAAGCGGCTTATCCAGACACAGAAGGATCAGCGTAATGCGGAGCTGTCTGCGCTGCAAATGCAGATCAATCCACATTTTTTATATAATACGCTGGCGTCGATTAAAATTTTGGTTCAGCAGGGCAATAAGGATAAGGCCGCGGAAACGATAAACGCGCTGATCTCTTTGCTGCAAAATACCGTAAGCAATATAAGCGAGACGATTACGGTTTCACAGGAGCTCGTCAACCTCAAAAACTATGTATTTATTAACCATGTGCGGTATGGCGAGCAGATTCGGGTCAACTACTTTGCTGACAAGGATTGTATGGGTGCTCATTTACCGAAGCTCGTTATCCAGCCGTTTATGGAGAATGCTTTTTTCCATGCCTTCCATGAGCGCAGCGAGGGATATATATATGTACTTATTTCCCGTGAGGGCGAATCGCTCATTTGTGAGGTCGTGGACAATGGGGTCGGCATTAGCGGTCTGAGTAACGGTGAAGCTGGAGCCGAGACTAACGAAGCAGCTCAAAATAACGATGAGCGCGGGGTGCATTCGGCAAGTCATTTCTTCTCGGGCATTGGCATACGCAATGTGCATGACCGCTTGACCTTGCTTTATGGTGAAGGCTACGGGGTGACGATTGTCAGTGACCCAGGTCAAGGGACACGGGTGAAAATCAAGCTGCCTTTGTTATTTGAGTAATGATTTTTTAAAGTAGCGGCTCGCAGGATCAATCCTGCATGAGCCGCTGTTTTTTTACAATAGCGCCACTAAATTGATGAGGTCAGTATAATAGTAGCCGAACAAGCACAAAATTCAAATACATCTTTTACATGCGCAAGGAGGTTGATTATTGATAAAAATTGGAAATTGGCACTTGGCAATGAAAAAAGAGAAATGAGCCACATTGGAGCGCTCAATCCAGTACTTAGAAGATGAAGCCTGATCTTTCCAACTGCCGTCTAAATATATTACCAATAAGCAAATTAATTACTATTGGAAAAAAATAACTGCTGTTTATGTAATAAAAGAATGACAAATCCCTATAAAGATATTGCTATCGAACACAATAAACAGATTGTTATAATGAATGATGTTAGCCGGCAAACGCTTTCAGTTATGCAGACAATGATAAAGGGGTTGGGTTTCGTGAAAAAAATGCTTGCCATCCTTTTGGCCAGCTTCGTGCTGCTCACAGCATGTTCAGCTAAAACAGACAATGCTACAAATACAGGCAGCGGAAACGCAGCAGGAACAGGTACTAAAGAAATTACAGTTTGGGCATGGGACAAGACGTTTAACATCGGCGCTATGGAGCGTGCGGGTGCGGCTTATGCTGCTAAGCATCCTGATTCCGGCGTAAAACTTAACATTGTTGAAAATGCACAAGCTGACATTATTCAGAAGCTGAATGCAGGTCTTAACTCTGGTACTACAAAAGGTCTTCCAACGATCATTCTGATTGAAGACTACCGTGCGCAAAGCTTCCTGCAAGCTTACCCGGATGCTTTCTTTGATCTGTCTGACTACATCAAGCCAGCAGACTTTGCTGAATACAAAATTGGACCAACAAGCCTTGATGGTAAACAGTATGGCGTACCGTTTGACTCCGGCGTAGCGGGACTTTATGTAAGAACAGACTACTTGGAGCAAGCTGGCTACAAAGTAGCTGATTTGCAAAACCTGAACTGGGATCAAGTTATTGAGATCGGTAAAGCTGTAAAAGCAAAAACAGGCAAGCAATTGCTTTCCCTAGATCCTAATGACCTGGGTATTATCCGGATGATGATTCAGTCCGCTGGATCATGGTACCTGAAGGCTGATGGCGTAACACCTGATATTGCAGGCAACGTAGCACTGAAAGAAGCTTTCGAAACGTACAAAAAAATGATGGAAGCTGACATTGTAAAAGTGCATTCCGACTGGAGCCAGTTTGTTGCAGGCTTTAACAGCGGCGATGTAGCAAGCATTCCAACAGGAAACTGGATTACAGCTTCCGTGAAAGCAGAAGCTTCGCAATCCGGCAAATGGGCTGTAGTGCCATTCCCTAAACTGACGAACAACGCGGCTTCCGTTAACGCTTCGAACCTTGGCGGCAGCTCGTGGTATGTGATGAACGTTGATGGCAAAGAAGCGGCAGCAGAGTTTTTGAAAGAAACGTTTGGTTCTGACGTGGATCTGTATCAAACGCTCGCTAAAGATATCGGCGCTATCGGCACACTGAAAGCGGCAGCTGACGGCGAAGCTTATAAAGCGGCTGATGATTTCTTCGGCGGACAAAAAACAGTAGCTGATTTCGCAAAATGGACTGCAGAAATTCCAAGAGTTAACTACGGTATGCATACGTATGCAATCGAGGACATCCTTGTTGTAGAAATGCAAAACTACATGGGCGGCAAAGCAATCGACCAAGTATTGGCTGATGCTCAAGCTCAAGCTGAAACACAAGTTAAATAAATTCGACCATACGGCAGATGAATAAAATCTTGGGCAATCAAAGCCTCGTCAGTATCGTTCGCACTGTTACTGGCGAGAGCGGCGGATTGCCCCGAGATTTTATTTCCGTGAAGAAAGGGGTTAGGCTATCGTGAAAGCAGCGCAGCCTGGCATAAAAATTCGTAATCGAGCAAACTTGACAGGATGGCTGTTCGTCATCATTGCTGTCGTTCTAATAGCAGCATTTTATTTCTACCCAATGGTTCAGGCGCTCCTTCTATCGTTCAAATCCGGCAAAGGGATGAACCTCCACTATGTAGGCTTTGACAATTACATTCGTCTATTCAGTGATCAGACGTTCCGTGTCGCAGTAAAAAATACATTCGTTTATCTCATCATTCAAGTTCCGGTTATGATCGTGCTCGCGATGTTTATTTCCGTGCTGCTGAATGATAGCAAGCTGAAGTTTAAGGGCTTTTTCCGTACAGCGATTTTCCTGCCGGCGGTTACATCTCTTGTAGCTTATTCGGTTATTTTCAAATACTTATTTGCAGGCGACGGTCTTGTGAACGCATTGCTGCTCAAGCTGCATCTGATTGGCACGCCTATTCAATGGATTACAGATCCTTTCTGGGCTAAAATTACGGTTATTATTGCCATTACGTGGCGTTGGACAGGCTATAACATGATTTTCTACTTATCTGCTTTGCAAAATATTGACCATTCGATTTATGAGGCTGCCAAGATCGATGGCGCGTCCTCGACTAGACAATTTTTCGGCATTACAATGCCTTTGCTCAAGCCTATTATTTTATTTACATCCATTACATCGACAATCGGTACACTGCAGCTGTTCGACGAGGTTGTGAACATTACGAAGGGCGGACCAGGCAATGCGTCTATGTCTATCTCCCAGTACATTTACAATCTGTCCTTCAAATATTCCGCAGACTTCGGATATGCAGCAACGGTGTCTTATTCTATTGTAATTATGATTATTATTTTGGCATTTGTTCAGTTTAAAGCGGCAGGTGATAAAAATGGATAAGCTAAAACGGGTATCAATTTATATTTTTCTCAGCGTTGCAGCGTTCGTTTCCATTTTCCCGTTTCTGTGGATGGTCGTCAGCGCGACGAACAGCTCCTCGGATGTAACACAAGGCAGACTGCTTCCAGGCAGCAAGCTTATTGAAAATATTAATAACTTGTTTAGCTCGGTTGACATTGTGCCGGCGCTCACAAATTCTGCTAAAATTTCGATTTCGACGACGGTGCTGGCGATGCTGATTGCTTCGCTTGCAGGGTACGGCTTTGAAATTTATAAAAGCAAGGCAAAGGACATCGTCTTCACGATTTTGCTGCTGTCGATGATGATTCCGTTCGCGGCGATTATGGTTCCGCTGTATCAAATGTTTGCAGGAATTTCGAGCAGCATTCCATTTCTAGGCCTTGATACGCTTTCGGGCGTCGTGCTGCCAACGATGACGACAGCGTTTCTCATCTTCTTTTTCCGTCAAAACACAAAAATGTTTCCGAAAGAGCTGCTCGAGGCAGGTCGGATTGACGGCTTGAACGAGCTGGCCCTGTTCTTCCGCATTTATGTGCCGACGATGAAGACGACGTATGCCGCAGCGGGAATTATTACGTTCATGTCTAGCTGGAACAACTACTTGTGGCCGCTTATCGTGCTGCAATCGCCGGACAAACGTACCATTCCAATGCTCATCTCCAATCTCGGCTCCAGCTACACGCCGGATTACGGCATGATTATGATGGCAATCGTTATTTCAACCATTCCGACGGCGCTTGTGTTCTTCCTGATGCAAAGACACTTTGTAGCAGGTATGACGGGTTCGGTCAAATAATATTTATAGCAAGGGATAGGCGGCTGCATGCCGAGCATGCAGCCGCCTGACTTATCATCTACTTATCATCTACGTAATGGAGGATTTACTTTATGAATACTGCAAAGCCGAGCCTTGACTGGCTAACTGATGTAAGTGTATTTGCTGTTAACCGGGTTCCCGCTCATTCCGATCACCGTTATTATGAAACAGCAGCAGAGGCGGAAGTTGATGGCAGCATGAAGCTGCGTCACAGTCTGAATGGCAGCTGGAAGTTCAACTATGCCGTTAGACCTGCTGATCGTCCGGCCTCTTTTTATGAGCAAACTTTTAATAGCGATAGCTGGGAAGCGATTGAGGTGCCAGGCCATATTCAACTTCAAGGCTTCGGCAAGCCGCAATATGTGAATACGATGTATCCTTGGGATGGACATCATGACCTGCGTCCGCCAGCCATTCCTGAAAATGATAATCCGGTTGGAAGCTATGTAAAGCATTTTTCCGTGCCGCAAAACATGGTTGGCAAGCCGGTATATATTTCTTTCCAAGGCGTAGAATCAGCTTTTTATGTATGGCTGAATGGGGAGTTTGTCGGTTACAGCGAGGACAGCTTTACACCAGCTGAATTTGACTTGACCCCATATTTACAAGATGGAGACAATAGGCTGGCAGTTGAGGTTTATCAGCGCAGCACGGGCAGCTGGCTTGAGGATCAGGATTTCTGGCGTTTTTCCGGTATATTCCGCGATGTCTACTTGTACACGGTTCCGGCTATCCATGTTAACGATTTGTTTGTAAAAACGGAGCTTGATGCAGCTTATGAGCAAGGTACGCTGCAAGTAGATTTGAAGCTTAGCGGTGCGGCTGAAGGCGCAAGCTTGAAGCTGGCTTTGAAGGATGCAGACGGCCAGACCATTGCAGCTGGAGCCGCAGCGGCTAATGCTGCTGGAGTATGGACAGCTTCGCTTGACGCAGGTGCGGTGTCGCTATGGAATGCTGAAAATCCATATTTATACAAACTATATGTAGAGGTCTATAATGCCGCAGGCGAGCTTATTGAAGTCGTTCCGCAGCGCGTAGGCTTCCGAAAATTCGAAATGATTGATAAAGTTATGCATATCAATGGCAAAAGAATTGTTTTCAAAGGCGTTAATCGTCATGAATTTAACCCTCGCAGAGGACGGGCGATTACGGCAGACGATATGCTGTGGGACGTTAAGACGATGAAACAAAACAATCTAAATGCTGTTCGAACTTCCCATTACCCGAACCAATCGTTATGGTATGAGCTGTGTGATATTTACGGATTGTATGTCATTGATGAGATGAATTTGGAAACGCATGGCTCGTGGCAAAAAATGGGCGCGGTAGAGCCATCGTGGAACGTTCCTGCTAATAAGCCGGAGTGGGAGGCCATCGTCATGGATCGGGCGATCTCGATGGTTGAGCGCGACAAAAACCATCCGTCGATTCTTATCTGGTCTGTCGGTAATGAAGCTTACGCAGGTGAGGTATTGCTGAACGTGTCGAACTATTTCCGCAGCACGGACCCTAGCCGTCTCGTTCATTACGAAGGGGTATTCCATAACCGCGACTATGACGCAACGAGCGACATGGAAAGCCGTATGTATGCAAAGCCGGCTGATATCGAGCTTTATTTGAATGATAATCCGCAAAAGCCGTACATTAGCTGTGAGTATATGCATGCAATGGGCAACTCGGTTGGCGGCATGCACAAATATACAGAGCTTGAGCAAAAATATGCGTTGTACCAAGGCGGCTTTATTTGGGATTACATTGATCAGGTCATTGTGAAAAAAGATCGCTACGGCAAGGAGTTCCTCGCTTATGGCGGCGATTTTGACGACCGTGCAACCGATTATAATTTCTGTACGAACGGTATCGTGTATGCCGATCGCAAGGTTTCGCCCAAAATGCAGGAGGTGAAGTTCCTTTATCAGAATATCAAGCTGCTTCCTGACCGTGAAGGCGTGAAAATCGTCAATGAAAATCTGTTCGAAGGAACAGATGCTTATGAGCTTGTTATCAAGCTGCATCTGGAAGGGGCTGAGGTTTTCCGCAGCGTAAGCGAGGTTCAAGTCGCTGCGCAAAGCGAAGCCTACATTCCAGTTGTCCTTCCAGCAGCCGAGCAAGCGGGTGAGTATGTCATTCACGCAGCCTTGCAGCTTAAGGAAGCGACGCTGTGGGCAGAAGCAGGACATGAGCTATCGTTCGGCCAATTCGTATTTTTAGTGGAGCCAAAAGCAGCAGCGGCGCTTCCAGCAGGTGAGCTGCGCGTCGTAGAAGGTGATGTCAACATCGGTGTGCATGGCCGTGATTTTAGCATCATGTTCTCCAAGCAAGCCGGCACATTGACTTCGGTCAGCTATTCGGGTAAAGAGATGATTGCCCTGCCTCCGGCTCCGCTGTTCTGGCGGGCGACGACGGATAATGACAAAGGATTTTCCCTTGGCTTTGATTCCGGCATATGGTTTGCTGCGAGCTTGACACGCAAATGTATTAGCGTTGTTTTGACGCAAGAGACGGGAACCGCAACGGTAACGTTCCAATATCGTCTTAGCATCAGCGCTGATGTATTGGTGACAGTGGCCTATACTGTTCTGGGTGACGGAAGCGTGCAGGTGAAATCGCGTTATGAGGGAGCGGCGAATTTGCCGAAGCTGCCGATTTTCGCACTTTCGTTCAAGGTGCCTGCGGACTATCATAACCTGAACTGGTATGCGATGGGTCCAGATGAGAACTACATTGACCGTGCATTCGGAGCGCGTCTTGGCGAGTTCCAAAACGTTGCCGCAGATAATGTATCCGGTTATGTTGTACCGCAAGAATCGGGCAATCGTACTGGCGTCCGCCGCGTAAGCATTACGAATGATCTCGGACGAGGCCTGCGCATTACGGCACCAGCGACTCAGCCTGTGGAATGCAATATTGCGCCTTATACCGCATTTGAGCTGGAGAGCGCTCAGCATCACCATGAGCTTCCAAACGTTCATTATACGGTCGTAACGGTAGCTGGCAGACAAATGGGTGTTGGCGGTGACGACAGCTGGGGTGCGCCTGTCCATGATGAATATTTAATCCAAGCGGATCAGGAGCTGGCTTTTGAGTTTTTAATCAGTCGAGTATAAAAGTTGAAGCTAAGAGCAATTTGTGCATGAATTGCTGTATTACGACAATGAGAAGAAGAGGAGGGCATTTGCTCTCCTCTTCTTCTCATTATATTAAAAATTTTTAATTTTAATTTTAACGCTTCAGCTGCTCGAAATCCGCCCGTGTCATTCCGTAAAAAACCAAGTCCTCAAATTCGCCCCATTTGAAAATATGCTGCTTAAATTCACCTTCATATTTCATCCCGATTTTTTTCATGACGTTGGAGGAGGCGGGGTTTTTAGCCATAGCTGCTGCCATAATTTTATTCAACTCCAATTGCTCGAAGCCGAACTGGATAACACGCTTAGCGGCTTCCGTCGCATAGCCATGCCCCCAATAAGGCTTTCCAGACCAGTAGGACAACTCGCCGCGCTGATCCGGCTTGCTAAGGTTCAAGCTCAT
This window encodes:
- a CDS encoding GNAT family N-acetyltransferase; its protein translation is MQPTLETDRLILRAFNLADASRVQKLAGNIEVASTTLSIPYPYPDGAAEEWISNNTVRASNGEGFPFAVTRKKDDALIGCMSLNLSKPDQRGELSYWSGKPYWGHGYATEAAKRVIQFGFEQLELNKIMAAAMAKNPASSNVMKKIGMKYEGEFKQHIFKWGEFEDLVFYGMTRADFEQLKR
- a CDS encoding carbohydrate ABC transporter permease; its protein translation is MDKLKRVSIYIFLSVAAFVSIFPFLWMVVSATNSSSDVTQGRLLPGSKLIENINNLFSSVDIVPALTNSAKISISTTVLAMLIASLAGYGFEIYKSKAKDIVFTILLLSMMIPFAAIMVPLYQMFAGISSSIPFLGLDTLSGVVLPTMTTAFLIFFFRQNTKMFPKELLEAGRIDGLNELALFFRIYVPTMKTTYAAAGIITFMSSWNNYLWPLIVLQSPDKRTIPMLISNLGSSYTPDYGMIMMAIVISTIPTALVFFLMQRHFVAGMTGSVK
- a CDS encoding glycoside hydrolase family 2 TIM barrel-domain containing protein gives rise to the protein MNTAKPSLDWLTDVSVFAVNRVPAHSDHRYYETAAEAEVDGSMKLRHSLNGSWKFNYAVRPADRPASFYEQTFNSDSWEAIEVPGHIQLQGFGKPQYVNTMYPWDGHHDLRPPAIPENDNPVGSYVKHFSVPQNMVGKPVYISFQGVESAFYVWLNGEFVGYSEDSFTPAEFDLTPYLQDGDNRLAVEVYQRSTGSWLEDQDFWRFSGIFRDVYLYTVPAIHVNDLFVKTELDAAYEQGTLQVDLKLSGAAEGASLKLALKDADGQTIAAGAAAANAAGVWTASLDAGAVSLWNAENPYLYKLYVEVYNAAGELIEVVPQRVGFRKFEMIDKVMHINGKRIVFKGVNRHEFNPRRGRAITADDMLWDVKTMKQNNLNAVRTSHYPNQSLWYELCDIYGLYVIDEMNLETHGSWQKMGAVEPSWNVPANKPEWEAIVMDRAISMVERDKNHPSILIWSVGNEAYAGEVLLNVSNYFRSTDPSRLVHYEGVFHNRDYDATSDMESRMYAKPADIELYLNDNPQKPYISCEYMHAMGNSVGGMHKYTELEQKYALYQGGFIWDYIDQVIVKKDRYGKEFLAYGGDFDDRATDYNFCTNGIVYADRKVSPKMQEVKFLYQNIKLLPDREGVKIVNENLFEGTDAYELVIKLHLEGAEVFRSVSEVQVAAQSEAYIPVVLPAAEQAGEYVIHAALQLKEATLWAEAGHELSFGQFVFLVEPKAAAALPAGELRVVEGDVNIGVHGRDFSIMFSKQAGTLTSVSYSGKEMIALPPAPLFWRATTDNDKGFSLGFDSGIWFAASLTRKCISVVLTQETGTATVTFQYRLSISADVLVTVAYTVLGDGSVQVKSRYEGAANLPKLPIFALSFKVPADYHNLNWYAMGPDENYIDRAFGARLGEFQNVAADNVSGYVVPQESGNRTGVRRVSITNDLGRGLRITAPATQPVECNIAPYTAFELESAQHHHELPNVHYTVVTVAGRQMGVGGDDSWGAPVHDEYLIQADQELAFEFLISRV